DNA sequence from the Fuscovulum ytuae genome:
TTGGCTTGTCTTCGCCATAGCCCACGGCCTTCATGGTGGAGACATCGACCCCGCGTTCCTTCAGCGCGACCAGAACCGCCTTGGCGCGATCTTCGGACAGGGTGAGGTTGTTGCGCGAGGTGCCTTGGCTGTCGGTATGGCCGGCCACTTCGATCGGTTTGCCGGGGCATTGCTTGAGCAGCTCGCCAAGGGCGGAGACAAGGCCCGCAGAGGCAGAGGAAATGTCGTCGGAACCCGGATCGAAGGTGATCTTGTTGCGGGACAGAAGCGCGGTGATGTTGGCCACGCAGGCGGCGGCGTCGGCGGGGGGAAGGGGGGCGGCAAGGGTGGTGCCGGTCGCTTCGGCCACGGCTTCAGGCGCTTTGGTCGCCGCCACCGGTGTTTCGGGCGTTTCAGGAGTTTCGGGGGGTTCGGCAAGGGCGGCGGCGGCATCCGCCACTGTTGTGTCCGCTTCTGGGGCGCCGATCATTGTGATTTCGATGCGGCGGTTGGCTTCGCGGCCTTCTTCGCTGCCATTGTCGGCGATTGGGCGGCTTTCGCCATAGCCCACGGCGCGCATCAGCGACACCTCGACCCGACGGCCCTGCAGGGCGAGCAGGACCGCATCGGCGCGGGCCTGCGACAGGGCGCGGTTGCCTTCCTCGGACCCTTGGGAATCGGTGTGACCCGCGATTTCCAAGGGCAAGGCGGTGCATTCGTTCAGCGCATCGGCGATACGGGTCATCAACTGGGCATTGGTGCCGTCGATTTCGGCAGATCCCGGCGGGAAGGTGATCTTCTGTTCGGAGAGGATGGCATCGAGAGTGGCCATGCATTCTTCGGGGGTAGGCAGGGCAGCGAGGGGATCGCGCGCCTCGTCATAGCGGACATCGACCTTGAAGGTTTTGCCCTGACCGAGCTTTTCGGAAAGGATCTGGCTGATCCGGCCACGGGCGTTTTGCGACCCCGTCACGCCCGACACTTCGACCGTGTCCTGACGGACGAGGAGGGAGCCTTCCTCCAACTCTCCGAGTGCCTCGATCCCGGCGAGGACGCGGACGGGCCAACCATCGGGAAGTTCGGGGTCAAGGCGGGTGGCGTTATAGACATTGCCCGCGCCGAATTCGACCTTGGCAAAGCTGTCGACGGCGGCGCGGACCATGTCATCGGTCAGGCGGCCGCGCATGTCGACCTTGCCTGTGGGGGCGAGGGTGGCAGTGAATTCGGCCGGGCCTGCGGTGACGGTCGCAGGGCGGGGGAGGGATGCGGCAAGCGAGAAGGAGGCGGGCAAAGCGGCCTTAAGCTCTCCGACCGCGCGGTCGAAGGCGGATTGATCGGTGCCTTCGGCGGCGATGAGCGAGACATCGGCGTCCGAGAAAGTGACGGTTGCATTCCCGATGGCCGTGACGGCGCGGATGGCGGATTCGACGGCTTCGGCCCAGCGGGGGGAGGGGACGCCAAGGCCGATGGTGCAGCTGCCCTTGCCTTCCATCCCGGCGGCGATGGCGGCAGCGAGGATGCGGGAACGGGCCGCCTCGGTATCGGCCGAGCAGGCATCAAAGCGTGCGCCTTCAGCATCCTTGACGAAGCGGAGCGTGAAGGGAGTGATGACGGGGCGGGGGGCGGAAATATCGATGGTGACCGGCAGGCCTTCGGGGCGCATGCGGGCGAGTTCGCTTTCCAGCCTGCGCTTTTCGGCATCGCTTGTTGCGATGGCGGTGACGGTGACGGCATCGGCAGCGACGGAGATCTTGGAGCGGGGCAGGAGTTTTAGGGCCGCAAGGCCGAAATCGAAGGCGGGTTGCCATGTTTCAGGCGGTGTATAGGCCGCGATTTCCAGCATATCCGCCACGGGAATGCCGCGGCTGAGTTCGCCTGCGGCAAGGGCGAGGGTTTGTTCATTTGGGCCTTCGGGAAGCAGGCCGATCAGCTGTATCCCGTCATCATTGCGCAGCATTTCGACCGAGAAGCGGGGGGCCTCGATCTGGGTGACGGGGGTGACGGTCAATTCGTCTCGGACGCGGCCAGTGTCGATCACCGTGCCTGCAAGGTTGACGGCGCGGAAGCGCGCGGCTTCGTTCGGGGCGTTGCCGGTGAGGGTGACAAGCATCCCGTCGGCCTGTGCGGTGACCCATGTGATGCCGTCCTGCGCCATGACCCAGTTCACCGCCTTGACCGAGCGGCGTTCGATCACCTCAGCCGCTGTGGTGGCGATGCCGATGGCTGCAATGCCCGCGACGGCGAAGGCGCCAAGGGCGATCACCCCCTGCGGCAGGCGGCGCGGTGCGGCCCATCCGTTGGGAAGGCGCAGGTTGGGCAGGCGCGGCTTGGGCAGGCGCATGAGTGGGACGTGTTCCTTCGGTCGGGCCGTGGCAGCGGACGCGGGCGATCCGGGGGATTCTCTCCGCGCCGCATGTGCTTACGGTGACGGGGGGCGGGGATCAATCAAAGCAGCGCGGCGGCGGCAAGAAACAGCGCAGCGATCAGACCGGCGTCGCGGTTGGAGCGGAAAATGGCAAGGCAGGCGGCGGGATCGTCGATATCCACCCGCCGCATCTGCCAGAGCATATGCGCCCCCATGGCCCAAGCGCCCATCAGGGCGATGAGAAGGGGAAGGGGCGAGGCGAGCGGCAAAAGGGCCGTGATGGCGGCGGCGGCCATCAGGCAGACGGTGGCCACGAGGAAGGCCGCCAGCCATTTGCCCGTGTTCTGCCCGAAGAGGCGGGCGGTGGAGCGGACGCCGATCAGGGCGTCATCCTCTTTGTCCTGATGGGCATAAATCGTGTCGTAGAAAAGCGTCCAGACGAAGCCCGCCGCGTAAAGGAACAGGGGGGCGAGCGAGAGGCTGCCCGAATGCGCGGCCCAGAGGAGGAGCGCGCCCCAGTTGAAGGCGAGGCCGAGAAAGGCCTGCGGCCACCATGTGAAGCGTTTGGCGAAGGGGTAGATGGCGACAAGGGCGAGGGACCCCACGCCAAGGGCGATGGCCAGCGGGTGATAGGTGAAAAGGATCGCGGCTGCGACAAGCGCCTGTGCCACCATCCAGAAAAGGGCCTGTTTTACCGTGACTTGGCCGGATGGGATGGGGCGGGACCGGGTGCGGGCGACGGCTGCGTCGAAGTCGCGGTCGGTAATGTCGTTCCATGTGCAGCCCGCGCCGCGCATCAGGAAGGCACCAACAGCCGAGGAGGTGGCAAGCCAGAGGTCCAGCGCCGTGAAGCCGCCCGTCGCGGCGGCGGCCAGCGCGATGGCCCATAGGCAAGGGATCAGAAGGAGCCATGTGCCGATCGGCCTGTCAGCGCGCGAGAGGCGCAGATAGGGGCGGGTGGCGGCAGGGGCCAGCGTATCGACCCAATTGCCGCGCGGGGCATCGGCGACGGTTCCGACGGGTCGTTCGACCTCTGGAAAATTGGGCGGTTGGGTCATAGGGTGCGGGCCATGGATGCGAAGGTTCGTCTTTATGTAGAGCAGCCCCTTGCGCCGGGGCAAGCCGTGGCCCTGAGCGGGGATCAGGCGCATTACCTGTTTTCGGTGATGCGGCTGGCCAAGGGGGCGGCGGTGGCATTGTTCAACGGGCGCGACGGGGAATGGCGGGCCGAGGTGGCCGAAGCGGGCAAGCGCGGCGGGGTGCTGGTCTGCGACGTGCAGACAAAGCCCCTGCTGATGCCGCCTGACCTGTGGCTGATCTTTGCGCCGATCAAGAAGGCGCGGACGGATTTCATCGTCGAGAAGGCGGTGGAGTTGGGGGTGCGGCGCATCCTGCCAGTGCAGACGCGACATACCAATTCCGAACGCATCAGGCAGGATCGTTTGCAGGCCCATGCCGTGGAGGCGGCAGAGCAGTGCGGTGGCACCTATGTGCCTGAAGTTGCTGATCTTGTTGCGCTTGATCGGCTGTTGGCGGGGTGGGACGCGGGGCGGCGTATCCTGTGGTGCGACGAGTCAAGGCTGGGGGTTTCCGAAGGGCTGGCGGGGGAAGAGCCGGGGCCGTGGGCCATTCTGATCGGGCCTGAGGGCGGGTTTTCCGATGGTGAAAAGGCGAAGCTGCGGGGACTGCCTGCGGTGCTGCCCGTCAGCCTTGGGCCGCGCATCCTGAGGGCGGATACTGCGGCGGTGGCGGCGCTGACGCTGTGGCAGGCGGCGCTGGGGGATTGGCGGTGATCCGGCCCGAGCTGCGAGCGGCCCTGTGGCGGGGGCGTGAGGTGATCGCGGCGGGGGCGGTGGTGGCCTTGGGGCTGTGGGTGGCAGGACAGGGCGGCTATGTGCTGGTGCCCTTTGGCGGGGTGGTTGCGGCCTTTGGCGCGGGGCTTGGCGTGCAGGCGTGGCGACGGATGCGCTTTGCCCAAGGGGGGGATTCGCCGGGCCTTGTCGAGGTGGATGAGGGGCAGATTTCCTATATGGGCCCGACGCTTGGCGGGTTTGTGGCGGTGCCTGATCTGGTTGAGCTGCGGCTGGTGGCCCTGCGCGGGCGGCGGTTGTGGCGGCTGAAACAGGCGGATGGACAGGTGTTGCTGGTGCCTGTGGATGCGGCGGGGGCGGATCAGCTTTTCGATGTGTTCGCCACGCTGCCGGGGATGGATATGGCGGCGTTGTTGGCGGCGCTGGCGCCGGGGGGTGTTGCGACGGGCACGGGATTGGCCATGGGCGAGGCTGTGCAGGTGATCTGGCGGCGGGCGGGGGCGGGGCTGGCGACCCGTTGAAGCAGAGTTAACCGCCTTCCGGCCCCTTGACTTGACCGTGCAGTCAAAGCACCTGTGGGGGCCTTGAGAAAAGCGAAGACGCGGAGCCTAGCAGATGTCGATTCCCCAATCCGGCGGCGGGCCGATCGAAAGCTTTTCCCAGCTGGCGGAATTCATGGAATCCGGCTGCAAATCCAAAGACTTGTGGCGGATCGGGACAGAACACGAAAAGTTCGGCTGGCTGACCGATACGCGCCGCCCGCTGCCCTATGATGGTGAACGATCCATTAACGCCCTGTTCGCGGGGTTGGCCGCAAAATTCGGCTGGGAACCCGTGCGGGAAGGCGAGAATGTTATCGGTTTGACACGGAACGGGGCGAATATCAGCCTTGAACCGGGCGGTCAGTTCGAACTGTCTGGCGCGGCCTTTGCCAGCCTGAAGGAAACCGATGACGAGTTAAGGAACCATCTCGACGAGGTGCGGTCCTTGGCGGAACCGCTGGGCATCCGGTTTATGGGGATCGGGGCTGCGCCGGAATGGCGGCATGAGGATATGCCGGTGATGCCCAAGGGGCGCTATCGGCTGATGACCGACTATATGGGCAAGGTCGGCACCCATGGCACGCAGATGATGTATCGGACATCGACGGTGCAGGTGAACCTCGACTATGCGTCGGAAACCGACATGGTGAAGAAGATGCGTGTGGCGCTGGCTTTGCAGCCCGTAGCGACCGCGCTGTTCGCGTCATCGCCATTCTTCGAGGGGAAGGAGAACGGGCACAAATCCTGGCGGTCGCGGATCTGGCGGGGCTTGGACGATGCGCGGACGGGGATGCTGCCTTTCGCCTTTGATCAGGGGTTCGGCTTTCAGGCCTATGTGGACTGGGTGCTGGATGTGCCAATGTATTTTGTCTATCGAGATGGCAAATATATCAATGCCTTGGGGCAATCCTTCCGGGATTTCCTGAAGGGGGAACTGCCTGCGCTGCCGGGGGAAAAGCCTACGCTTTCGGATTGGGCGGATCACATGACCACGGTCTTCCCCGAGGCGCGGGTGAAGCGGTATATCGAGATGCGCGGGGCCGATTGCGGGGATCAGGCGCATCTGATGGCGTTGCCTGCCTTCTGGGTCGGGTTGATGTATGACCAGACGGTGCTGGATGCGGCTTGGGACCTTGTGAAAGGGTTGGATGCCGAGACGCGTGAGGGGCTGCGGGTGGCGGCCTCGGTCCAGGGGCTTGGCGGGCAGGCGGGGGGCGTGCGGATTTCCGATCTGGCGCGGGCGGCGGTGGCCTTGTCGCAGGCGGGGTTGGCTGGGCGGGCCTTGGGCGAGGAGCGCTATCTTGCGCCGCTGGTCGAGGCGGTGGAGTCCGGCGTGACGCAGGCGGATCGCTGGCTGTCGCTTTATCGTGGGGACTGGGGCGGCGATCTTTCGAATATCTATCAGGCTGCGAGTCTTTGACGGCGAAAACGACTGTGCCCTGTTTTGTGCCGGGTTTTGTGCAGCATTCTGTGGGCACGCAGCGCGCGCCGGGGTAGCGTTTCGGTAGGGTGGGGTTGAACCCCACCCCGCGGGATTACGCAGCGAGCGGGTCGGGGCCGAAGCGGTTGGTGCCGAGCGTGCCCTTGGTCGCGAACCAGTAGATCAGGATCAGCCAGCCAATGAGCGGGATGAAGCCGATCAGCAGCCACCATCCCGCCCGGTCGATGTCATGCAGGCGACGCGCGCCGACGGCGAGCGAGGGCAGGAGCACGGCGAGCGACCAGAGCGAGTTGATCATGCCGCCGCCGCCCATGCCCATGCCGTGCCCGTTCCCGAAGAGCAGGGCAAGAAGCGCCGAGACGATCATGTTGAAGAGGAAGAACCACCAATATTCCGACCGCCGGGCGCGGCCGGAGAAGGTGGCGTAGTTGGAAAAGACGGTCTTGACGGCCTCGATCATGTTCATCGCGGTTCCCTCGTTCTTTTTGGGGCCTTCTCCTTCCAACGCGGGAAGGTGGCGGGGGGAGGGTGAAACAAGGGCGGGCGTGGTGCAAGCCCCTTGCCGTGGGAAGGAAACGGCGCGGCGTGCCGCCGCAAGCCTTTTGGCATCGGAGGCCGCGTGCCGCGCCTCCTCCGGGGTTAGGGGGCCTTCTGCCCCCTCTTGGCCATTCGGCCAATTCACCCCCGAGAGTATTTTCGCCAAGATGAAGAGGCAGGTCAGGCGGTTTTCTTGCCGATCTTGGGTTCGGTGCCAGCCTTGAGGCGGCGGATGTTCTCGGCGTGGCGGAACCAGACGAGGGCGGCGAGGAGGAGGGCGAGGAGGACCTTGTCGGAATAGCCTGCGAAGGCGAGGTAGCCGGGCGCGAGCGCCGAGGCGGCAAGGGCCGAGAGCGAGGAGATGCGGAAGAGGGCCGCCGCTGCCGCCCAAGTGGCGCAGGCCAGAAGGCCGATGGGCCAGGTGAGGGCGAGGAGGATGCCGAGGAAGGTGGCCACGCCTTTGCCGCCCTTGAAACCAAGCCAGACCGGGAAGAGATGGCCGAGGAAGGAGGCCAGTGCGGCCACCTGTGCCGCATCATCGCCCACGGTCGCGCGGGCGATGAGGACGGCGATGCCGCCTTTGGCCGCGTCGAGGATCAGCGTGGCGGCGGCGGCGGGTTTGTTTCCGGTGCGCAGGACATTGGTTGCGCCGATATTGCCCGATCCGATCTGGCGCAGGTCGCCAAGGCCCATGGCGCGGGTGATGACCACGCCGAAGGGGATGGAGCCCAGAAGATAGGCCAGTGCCGCTGTCAGGAGGAGCATCAGCGCGGGCGAGGTAAGTTCGGGCAGGAAGATCGTCATGTGGCGTAGACCTGTATTCCGTTCACGAAGGTTGCCATGACCTTACCTTCCATGCGTTGCCCGTCAAACGGGGTGTTCTTGGATTTGG
Encoded proteins:
- a CDS encoding OmpA family protein, which encodes MRLPKPRLPNLRLPNGWAAPRRLPQGVIALGAFAVAGIAAIGIATTAAEVIERRSVKAVNWVMAQDGITWVTAQADGMLVTLTGNAPNEAARFRAVNLAGTVIDTGRVRDELTVTPVTQIEAPRFSVEMLRNDDGIQLIGLLPEGPNEQTLALAAGELSRGIPVADMLEIAAYTPPETWQPAFDFGLAALKLLPRSKISVAADAVTVTAIATSDAEKRRLESELARMRPEGLPVTIDISAPRPVITPFTLRFVKDAEGARFDACSADTEAARSRILAAAIAAGMEGKGSCTIGLGVPSPRWAEAVESAIRAVTAIGNATVTFSDADVSLIAAEGTDQSAFDRAVGELKAALPASFSLAASLPRPATVTAGPAEFTATLAPTGKVDMRGRLTDDMVRAAVDSFAKVEFGAGNVYNATRLDPELPDGWPVRVLAGIEALGELEEGSLLVRQDTVEVSGVTGSQNARGRISQILSEKLGQGKTFKVDVRYDEARDPLAALPTPEECMATLDAILSEQKITFPPGSAEIDGTNAQLMTRIADALNECTALPLEIAGHTDSQGSEEGNRALSQARADAVLLALQGRRVEVSLMRAVGYGESRPIADNGSEEGREANRRIEITMIGAPEADTTVADAAAALAEPPETPETPETPVAATKAPEAVAEATGTTLAAPLPPADAAACVANITALLSRNKITFDPGSDDISSASAGLVSALGELLKQCPGKPIEVAGHTDSQGTSRNNLTLSEDRAKAVLVALKERGVDVSTMKAVGYGEDKPIADNSTEEGREANRRIEFTLIGEPAPAPATDEPAAPEAPANSAPDQPAQVENPAEPPAEPPTDAQPVTTGTTPATPPTGAPDFSNDTSPSIAPQEKTLRPSPRPANNG
- the ubiA gene encoding 4-hydroxybenzoate octaprenyltransferase, with protein sequence MTQPPNFPEVERPVGTVADAPRGNWVDTLAPAATRPYLRLSRADRPIGTWLLLIPCLWAIALAAAATGGFTALDLWLATSSAVGAFLMRGAGCTWNDITDRDFDAAVARTRSRPIPSGQVTVKQALFWMVAQALVAAAILFTYHPLAIALGVGSLALVAIYPFAKRFTWWPQAFLGLAFNWGALLLWAAHSGSLSLAPLFLYAAGFVWTLFYDTIYAHQDKEDDALIGVRSTARLFGQNTGKWLAAFLVATVCLMAAAAITALLPLASPLPLLIALMGAWAMGAHMLWQMRRVDIDDPAACLAIFRSNRDAGLIAALFLAAAALL
- a CDS encoding 16S rRNA (uracil(1498)-N(3))-methyltransferase; the protein is MDAKVRLYVEQPLAPGQAVALSGDQAHYLFSVMRLAKGAAVALFNGRDGEWRAEVAEAGKRGGVLVCDVQTKPLLMPPDLWLIFAPIKKARTDFIVEKAVELGVRRILPVQTRHTNSERIRQDRLQAHAVEAAEQCGGTYVPEVADLVALDRLLAGWDAGRRILWCDESRLGVSEGLAGEEPGPWAILIGPEGGFSDGEKAKLRGLPAVLPVSLGPRILRADTAAVAALTLWQAALGDWR
- a CDS encoding glutamate--cysteine ligase, whose translation is MSIPQSGGGPIESFSQLAEFMESGCKSKDLWRIGTEHEKFGWLTDTRRPLPYDGERSINALFAGLAAKFGWEPVREGENVIGLTRNGANISLEPGGQFELSGAAFASLKETDDELRNHLDEVRSLAEPLGIRFMGIGAAPEWRHEDMPVMPKGRYRLMTDYMGKVGTHGTQMMYRTSTVQVNLDYASETDMVKKMRVALALQPVATALFASSPFFEGKENGHKSWRSRIWRGLDDARTGMLPFAFDQGFGFQAYVDWVLDVPMYFVYRDGKYINALGQSFRDFLKGELPALPGEKPTLSDWADHMTTVFPEARVKRYIEMRGADCGDQAHLMALPAFWVGLMYDQTVLDAAWDLVKGLDAETREGLRVAASVQGLGGQAGGVRISDLARAAVALSQAGLAGRALGEERYLAPLVEAVESGVTQADRWLSLYRGDWGGDLSNIYQAASL
- a CDS encoding DUF805 domain-containing protein, producing the protein MNMIEAVKTVFSNYATFSGRARRSEYWWFFLFNMIVSALLALLFGNGHGMGMGGGGMINSLWSLAVLLPSLAVGARRLHDIDRAGWWLLIGFIPLIGWLILIYWFATKGTLGTNRFGPDPLAA
- the plsY gene encoding glycerol-3-phosphate 1-O-acyltransferase PlsY, yielding MPELTSPALMLLLTAALAYLLGSIPFGVVITRAMGLGDLRQIGSGNIGATNVLRTGNKPAAAATLILDAAKGGIAVLIARATVGDDAAQVAALASFLGHLFPVWLGFKGGKGVATFLGILLALTWPIGLLACATWAAAAALFRISSLSALAASALAPGYLAFAGYSDKVLLALLLAALVWFRHAENIRRLKAGTEPKIGKKTA